A window of Metabacillus sp. B2-18 contains these coding sequences:
- a CDS encoding cell division protein FtsA — translation MTNKDLTFALDIGTRSVVGLILKEENGFYHIMDTVIKEHDKRSMLDGQIHDVLSVANVITSVKEELEHVYGPLHKVCVAAAGRALKTERATISIEISGKPMIQKEDILHLELMAVQIAQKQLAEKHENERSHHYDCVGYSVLHYKLDGEEIGSLIDQQGEEASVDIIATFLPKIVVESLLAALNRANLEMEALTLEPIAAINVLIPSSMRRLNVALVDIGAGTSDIAITDMGTIISYGMVPIAGDEITEAVSDEFLLDFPKAEEAKRELLTEATITITDILGFEAELPKEDVITKISPAIDRLTKAIKDEILRLNNNHSPKAVMLVGGGSQTPELARRLAALLELAENRVAIRGIDAISQLELAEHINKGPELVTPIGIAVSSKQNPIQYISVKVNERSVRLFHMKALTVADSLLASGIQLNKLYGKPGMALFVNVNGQAITIPGEHGTAPLIRKNGENCSLEDPINHGDIITVENGIDGKAPVVSIGSILDEIPSKTISINGESYTLHASILLNDKEVSKEAILSDRDRVTCIIPSSIETFVKSIGHGKELDKLRTFSVKIDNKIHTIQVFSGKIIKNGLIAFKDSVLEDGDIITMQQTKIPTLQEFVQEADLTQNQTLPIIYNGKSINLEKPVTEFFRKDVKLTNTDLIYNGDELTTKKRVIEPFIFQDLFAVVDLKIPSTANSQFTLLRNNQEVNFQEPLTPGDELTIKWMD, via the coding sequence ATGACAAACAAAGATTTAACATTTGCTCTTGATATTGGAACAAGATCTGTTGTTGGTTTAATTTTAAAAGAAGAAAACGGCTTCTATCATATCATGGACACTGTTATCAAAGAACATGATAAAAGATCCATGCTTGATGGTCAAATACATGATGTATTATCTGTAGCCAATGTCATTACTTCTGTTAAAGAAGAGCTTGAACACGTTTATGGTCCTCTTCATAAAGTATGCGTAGCCGCTGCCGGTCGTGCATTAAAAACAGAAAGAGCAACCATTTCAATAGAGATTAGCGGAAAGCCTATGATTCAAAAAGAAGATATTCTTCATTTAGAATTAATGGCTGTTCAAATTGCGCAAAAACAGCTTGCTGAAAAACATGAAAACGAACGTTCACATCATTATGATTGTGTTGGTTATTCAGTTCTTCATTACAAATTAGATGGTGAGGAAATAGGTAGTTTAATAGATCAACAAGGTGAAGAAGCAAGTGTTGACATTATCGCTACTTTTTTGCCAAAGATTGTTGTCGAATCTTTATTAGCTGCCTTGAATCGTGCAAATCTCGAAATGGAAGCATTAACATTAGAGCCAATTGCAGCTATCAATGTGTTAATTCCCTCTTCCATGAGACGATTAAATGTGGCACTTGTTGACATCGGAGCAGGTACATCAGATATTGCGATTACAGATATGGGCACAATCATTTCTTATGGCATGGTTCCTATCGCTGGGGATGAAATAACAGAAGCTGTTTCGGATGAATTTTTACTGGACTTCCCTAAAGCTGAGGAAGCAAAAAGAGAATTACTTACCGAAGCAACTATTACCATAACTGATATTCTAGGTTTTGAAGCAGAATTACCAAAAGAAGATGTTATAACGAAAATTTCACCAGCGATTGATCGGTTAACAAAAGCAATTAAAGATGAAATTTTACGACTAAATAATAATCATTCACCAAAGGCCGTCATGCTAGTTGGCGGGGGAAGTCAAACTCCAGAATTAGCTAGAAGACTTGCAGCACTTCTAGAATTGGCTGAAAATCGTGTTGCCATTAGAGGAATTGATGCTATTTCTCAACTTGAACTTGCCGAACATATTAACAAAGGACCTGAACTTGTTACTCCTATTGGTATTGCTGTTTCATCTAAGCAAAACCCTATACAGTATATTAGTGTAAAAGTGAATGAACGCTCCGTTAGACTTTTTCATATGAAAGCTTTAACCGTAGCAGATAGCTTATTAGCTTCGGGAATTCAGCTTAATAAACTATATGGAAAGCCCGGTATGGCTTTATTTGTAAATGTTAATGGGCAGGCGATTACCATTCCGGGCGAACATGGAACAGCACCATTAATTAGAAAAAACGGAGAAAACTGCTCACTAGAAGATCCTATTAATCACGGAGACATTATTACGGTTGAAAATGGAATAGATGGAAAAGCTCCAGTTGTTTCAATTGGCTCTATACTTGATGAGATTCCTTCTAAAACAATCAGTATAAATGGTGAATCCTATACTCTTCATGCAAGTATTTTATTAAATGACAAAGAAGTATCAAAGGAAGCTATTTTATCAGACCGTGACAGAGTAACATGTATCATCCCTTCATCCATAGAGACTTTTGTTAAAAGTATTGGGCATGGAAAAGAACTTGATAAGTTAAGAACGTTTTCTGTAAAAATAGACAATAAGATCCATACCATTCAGGTATTTTCAGGAAAGATCATTAAAAACGGCTTAATCGCTTTTAAAGATTCCGTTCTCGAAGATGGGGATATCATCACCATGCAACAAACGAAGATCCCCACACTTCAGGAGTTTGTCCAAGAAGCTGATTTAACACAAAACCAAACCCTGCCTATTATCTATAATGGAAAATCTATCAACCTTGAAAAGCCTGTTACCGAATTTTTTCGCAAGGATGTAAAGTTAACTAATACAGACCTCATCTATAATGGTGATGAGCTTACAACTAAAAAGAGAGTAATTGAACCTTTTATTTTTCAAGACCTGTTTGCTGTTGTAGATCTAAAAATTCCTAGTACGGCAAACAGTCAATTTACACTTTTAAGAAATAATCAAGAAGTTAACTTTCAGGAGCCCCTTACACCTGGGGATGAACTTACAATTAAATGGATGGATTAA
- the ytxJ gene encoding bacillithiol system redox-active protein YtxJ, which translates to MSNQLIETVDQFEELFQKHEEFLFVKNSLTCPISQAAFEEYQEFAGQYNEYPCYHLHVQDSRPLSNYIAEQFAIKHESPQALLFKGKEIVWNASHWKITNDALKKEING; encoded by the coding sequence GTGAGCAATCAATTAATTGAAACAGTAGACCAATTTGAAGAATTATTTCAAAAACATGAAGAATTTCTATTTGTTAAAAACAGCCTAACATGTCCAATCAGTCAGGCAGCTTTTGAAGAATATCAAGAGTTTGCAGGGCAATATAACGAGTATCCTTGTTATCATTTGCATGTTCAGGATTCTCGTCCATTATCTAACTACATTGCTGAGCAATTTGCCATTAAGCATGAGTCACCACAAGCATTGTTATTTAAAGGAAAAGAAATTGTGTGGAATGCTTCTCACTGGAAAATAACAAATGATGCATTAAAAAAAGAAATTAATGGGTAA
- a CDS encoding YtxH domain-containing protein, with protein MAKKNNGKDFIIGSLVGGLVGAATALFLAPKSGKEIRDNLSEQASVMKNRTGKLTNDALEKSSGLASLAKEKTSSLSQVVTEQSSQIMDKVRSITKTTESEDQAEFVEKEITNALEELTEGSDGQKEEASVEEPNENTQETKQPSQEDSSQSEEEVKTNS; from the coding sequence ATGGCTAAAAAAAACAATGGTAAAGACTTTATTATCGGTTCACTTGTAGGAGGACTTGTAGGTGCAGCAACTGCGTTATTTTTAGCACCTAAGTCAGGGAAGGAAATACGTGATAACTTAAGTGAGCAAGCAAGCGTGATGAAGAATCGAACTGGAAAATTGACAAATGATGCCTTAGAAAAAAGCTCAGGGTTAGCATCATTGGCAAAAGAAAAAACATCTTCATTATCACAGGTTGTTACAGAACAATCCTCACAAATAATGGATAAAGTTCGTTCCATTACAAAAACGACTGAGTCAGAAGATCAGGCAGAATTTGTAGAAAAAGAAATAACAAATGCCTTAGAGGAGCTTACAGAAGGATCAGATGGACAAAAAGAAGAAGCTTCTGTAGAGGAACCTAATGAAAACACACAAGAAACTAAACAACCATCTCAGGAAGACTCTAGTCAATCAGAAGAGGAAGTAAAAACAAATAGTTAA
- a CDS encoding DUF948 domain-containing protein, translating into MILILYLSVALIAIAFTILVIYVSKTLRALQSTLTNVAGTLSGLEKQMEGITTETTQLLHKTNALAEDIQHKSDRLNTVVESVKDVGDTIQQLNTTVKRVTTTASTNLEQNQDKINQVVQWSNAAMEIWAKWKQKSENKQQINGYK; encoded by the coding sequence ATGATTCTTATTTTATATTTAAGTGTTGCTTTAATTGCCATTGCATTTACTATTTTAGTTATTTATGTGTCCAAAACATTGAGGGCATTACAGTCAACTTTAACAAATGTTGCGGGAACTTTATCAGGTCTTGAAAAGCAAATGGAAGGTATAACAACTGAAACAACGCAATTATTACATAAAACAAATGCTCTTGCAGAAGATATTCAGCATAAGTCAGATAGGCTGAACACAGTAGTTGAGTCGGTTAAAGATGTAGGAGACACCATTCAGCAGCTTAATACGACAGTGAAAAGAGTGACGACAACTGCCTCAACAAATCTTGAACAAAATCAAGATAAAATTAATCAAGTGGTTCAATGGAGTAATGCTGCAATGGAAATATGGGCAAAATGGAAACAGAAATCGGAAAACAAGCAACAAATTAATGGTTATAAGTAA
- a CDS encoding aminopeptidase — protein sequence MKDPRIETLAKNLINYSIKLQKGEKVLIENFGLQRELVVALVKEAYAAGGYPFVSLKDHQVDRALMIGGQEEQYNMIAQFEAQVMSQMDAYIGLRSGDNINELADVPDDKMKLQGKTVGQKVHREIRVPKTRWVVLRYPTSSMAQLAKMSTEQFEDFYFNVCNLDYSKMDKAMDALVELMNKTDKVRLTGVDTDLSFSISDIPSIKCSGQMNIPDGEVYTAPVRDSVNGKITYNTPSPYNGFTYENVQLTFKDGKIIEATANDTERINKIFDTDEGARFIGEFAIGVNPFIQHPMQDILFDEKIDGSFHFTPGQAYEDAFNGNNSNIHWDMVMIQRPEYGGGEIYFDDVLIRKDGRFVIPELDALNPENLK from the coding sequence TTGAAAGATCCACGTATTGAAACATTAGCAAAAAACCTAATAAATTATTCAATTAAATTACAAAAGGGTGAAAAAGTACTGATTGAAAATTTCGGACTTCAACGCGAACTCGTTGTTGCCCTTGTAAAAGAAGCTTATGCTGCAGGGGGTTATCCTTTTGTATCTCTTAAAGATCACCAAGTAGATCGCGCTCTAATGATAGGAGGACAAGAGGAACAATATAACATGATTGCTCAATTTGAAGCACAGGTTATGAGTCAGATGGATGCCTATATCGGTCTTCGTTCCGGGGATAATATTAATGAGCTTGCAGATGTTCCTGATGATAAGATGAAATTACAAGGAAAAACAGTTGGACAAAAAGTACATAGAGAAATCAGGGTACCAAAAACAAGATGGGTGGTTTTACGCTATCCAACATCATCCATGGCTCAATTAGCAAAAATGAGTACGGAACAATTTGAAGATTTTTATTTTAATGTTTGTAATTTAGATTATAGTAAGATGGACAAAGCGATGGATGCATTAGTTGAACTTATGAACAAAACAGATAAAGTACGATTAACAGGTGTGGATACTGACTTAAGCTTTTCAATTAGTGATATTCCTTCTATTAAATGTTCTGGTCAGATGAACATTCCTGATGGAGAGGTTTATACTGCACCAGTCCGTGATTCAGTAAATGGAAAAATTACATATAACACACCTTCTCCATATAATGGATTTACCTATGAAAATGTACAATTAACGTTTAAAGACGGAAAAATTATTGAAGCAACAGCAAATGATACAGAAAGAATTAATAAGATTTTTGATACAGATGAAGGAGCTCGCTTCATTGGAGAATTTGCAATTGGTGTGAATCCTTTTATTCAACATCCAATGCAGGATATTTTATTTGATGAAAAAATTGATGGCAGCTTTCACTTTACACCTGGACAAGCGTATGAAGATGCCTTTAATGGAAATAACTCCAACATCCACTGGGATATGGTGATGATTCAACGTCCTGAGTACGGAGGAGGCGAAATTTATTTTGATGATGTATTAATTCGTAAAGATGGTCGGTTTGTGATCCCTGAATTAGATGCATTAAATCCTGAGAATCTAAAATAA
- the murC gene encoding UDP-N-acetylmuramate--L-alanine ligase, giving the protein MTVYHFVGIKGTGMSALAQILHDMNYEVQGSDIEKKVFTEKALEARNIKILPFSKDNIKEGLTIIAGNAYPDTHEEIVEANSLGLPVIRYHRFLGEFLQKYISVGITGVHGKTSTTGLLSHVIQGAEPTSYLIGDGTGSGVPDSKYFIFEACEYRRHFLSYEPDYAIMTNIDFDHPDYFSSIEDVFSAFQEMAIQVKKGIIACGDDEQLQQIQAKVPVVYYGFGEDNDFQARNVVKSTDGTSFDVFVRNTFYASFKITSYGDHSVLNALSVIALCHYEGIDVEIIQERLQTFQGVKRRFNEKKIGNQILIDDYAHHPTEINATIDAARQKYPDRDVVAVFQPHTFTRTQSFLEEFAESLQRADYVYLCDIFGSARENVGKLTIDNLLEKIDHSNLIREDETSVLKAHDSAVLVFMGAGDIQKYQEAYENVLV; this is encoded by the coding sequence ATGACTGTTTATCATTTTGTTGGAATTAAAGGGACTGGAATGAGTGCCCTTGCACAGATTTTACATGATATGAATTACGAAGTTCAGGGCTCTGATATTGAGAAAAAAGTGTTTACAGAAAAGGCCTTAGAAGCACGTAATATTAAGATATTACCTTTTTCAAAAGATAATATTAAAGAAGGCTTAACAATCATTGCAGGAAATGCGTATCCCGATACACATGAAGAAATTGTAGAAGCTAATTCTTTAGGTTTACCTGTTATTCGTTATCATCGCTTTTTAGGGGAGTTTCTCCAAAAGTATATAAGTGTAGGGATAACTGGTGTACACGGAAAAACATCCACAACAGGATTACTTTCTCATGTGATTCAGGGTGCAGAACCAACGTCATACTTAATCGGTGACGGTACTGGTAGTGGGGTACCGGATAGTAAATATTTTATTTTTGAAGCATGTGAATATCGTAGGCATTTCTTATCTTACGAACCTGATTATGCGATTATGACCAATATTGATTTTGATCATCCTGACTATTTTTCAAGTATTGAGGATGTTTTTAGCGCGTTTCAAGAAATGGCAATTCAAGTTAAAAAAGGGATCATCGCCTGTGGTGATGATGAACAGCTTCAACAAATTCAAGCGAAAGTACCTGTTGTTTATTATGGATTCGGTGAAGACAATGACTTTCAAGCAAGAAATGTTGTAAAGTCAACTGATGGTACTTCATTTGATGTATTTGTACGCAATACATTCTATGCTTCGTTCAAGATCACTTCATATGGAGACCATAGTGTACTAAATGCATTATCAGTTATTGCTCTTTGTCATTATGAAGGAATTGACGTAGAGATTATTCAAGAAAGATTGCAAACATTTCAAGGTGTTAAAAGACGTTTTAACGAGAAAAAAATTGGGAATCAAATATTAATTGATGACTATGCTCATCACCCAACAGAAATTAATGCAACAATTGATGCTGCTAGACAAAAATATCCTGACAGAGATGTTGTTGCTGTGTTTCAACCACATACATTTACAAGAACACAATCGTTTTTAGAAGAGTTTGCAGAAAGCTTACAAAGAGCAGATTATGTTTATCTATGTGACATATTTGGGTCTGCACGTGAAAATGTTGGAAAGCTTACTATAGACAACTTACTGGAGAAAATTGATCATTCTAATTTAATTAGAGAAGATGAAACATCTGTTCTTAAGGCTCATGATTCGGCTGTATTAGTATTTATGGGTGCCGGTGATATTCAGAAATATCAAGAAGCATATGAAAATGTTTTAGTTTAA